GGTGGCTGCCCTGCTCGGCGAAGGCCAGCAACGCGACGCGGTGAAAATGCTCGGTTATCTGTTCTACGTCGGCGACCGCAGCGCCACCGACCTGGCCTATCGCAACGAGGCCGACGCCGACGACGACTGGTTCCGCCTGCGCCATGAAAAAGCCCTGACCGCCGACGCCGTGGTGCGCCTGGCCGAAGCCGCCAAAGCAAAATACGGTTTCAATGACTTCAAGCTCAAGGGCGGCGTACTGAGTGGCGATGAGGAAATCGAAGCCGTCACGGCCCTGGCCGAGCGCTTCCCGGATGCGCGCATCACCCTCGACCCGAATGGCGCCTGGTCACTCAAGGAAGCGATCCGCCTGTGCCGCGACCAGCATCACGTGCTCGCCTATGCCGAAGACCCCTGCGGTGCGGAAAACGGTTACTCGGGCCGCGAAGTCATGGCCGAATTCCGCCGCGCCACGGGCCTGAAAACCGCCACCAACATGATCGCCACCGACTGGCGCGAAATGGGCCATGCGATCCAGCTGCAATCGGTGGACATTCCCCTCGCCGATCCGCACTTCTGGACAATGCAGGGCTCAGTGCGCGTGGCGCAGATGTGCAACGAGTGGGGCCTGACCTGGGGTTCGCACTCCAACAACCATTTCGATATTTCCCTGGCGATGTTCACTCAGGTGGCGGCCGCCGCGCCGGGAGACATCACGGCTATCGACACGCACTGGATCTGGCAGGACGGCCAACGCCTGACCAAGGCGCCGCTGCAGATTGAGGGGGGCTACGTGAAGGTGCCCGCCAAGCCTGGCCTGGGCGTGGATATCGACATGGACGCCGTGGCCCGCGCCCACGAGTTATACAAAGACATGGGGCTGGGGGCACGGGATGACAGCGTGGCGATGCAGTTCCTGATTCCGGGCTGGAGCTTCGATAACAAGCGCCCTTGCCTGGTGCGATAGGGCTGGTTGTGGGCGCCATCGCAGCCTCGCAGGGGCTCGGCCGCTCCCACGTTAAGTGTCGTGGTCGCTTATTTCCCAGCGGCCACGGGCTTGGCCACCGATGCTTTCTTGCGCACAAGCGGCCGCACGGTCAGCTCCACCCCCAACGCCGCCATTAACTTCTGGACCGTCTCATAGCGCGTTTTAGAGCCGCCCTTGAGGGTTTTATACAGGCTCTCCCGATTGACGCCCGCAGCCTCGGCCACTTTGTTCACGCCTTGGGCCTTGGCCACTTCGGCAAGGGCTTTCATGAGGATGTGAGGGTCTTGGGCTTCCATGCTATGCGCAAGGTAGGCGCTGATGGCCTCGGGATCGTCGAGGAAACGCGAAGCTTCGTAGACGCTGGTCCCGGAGGTATCAAGGTCGAGGATCGGCATGTCCTCGGGTTTGAATTTCGATTCGCTCATTTCATCTACCTCTCAGGGCATCAAGGATCTCTTTTGCCCGTTTGATTCCTCTTTTCTGGTCGGTTTTATCGCTTCCCCATAACATCAAGTAAGCGCTGATGCCCGTGCGTACAAAGTAAACCCTGTATCCAGGCCCGACAAAAACACGCATCTCACTCAAGCCATCGCCGACCGGCGCGCAATCGCCAAAATTATTCTCTTCGGCCCGGTCGAGCCGGGTCAGCAACGCTGCTTTTGCCCAAACGTCCTTCATGCCATCGAGCCATGTATCGAACTCCAGCGTCCTGCCAATCGTATTGATCACAAAGCCACATGTAGCCTACTGGCTACTCCCTGTTGATGCCAGCGAATTTTTTAGTGCGGTGTAGGCCGCAAGAAAAAAACCTAGTCAGCAATCAGCTGAGCAGCCGTTCGATACTATTAGCGCTTGTTTCACTCAGTGGGTTGGTTGATTCCACTTGCCGCCACCACCGCGCTGTTCGATGCCCTCGGCGCCAGTGCCGCCGCCAGCGACAATGGCGAGTGGGGGTGGCGACATGATTGCGCCCTCCCACATCCTGATCAAGGCAGGACAATCAGAACGCCAGTGATGCGCCATCTTCAGGAATGTCCACACGCCCTTCGATACCGTGCTGCTGGACGTAGCTGCGCAGCGCCTCGCGCGTCAGCGACATGTGGTTGATGGCGTCCATGTGCACGGCGACGATCTTCGCGTCTTTCGCAACCTGGCTGGCACGCAGTACATCTTCCTCACCCATGATGATCGCCCCTTCATAGCCGGTCATTTTGGCTTTACCGGCATTGAGTACGATGATCTGCGGGTGATACTTCTCGATGGCCTGGTCGACCTCTTTACGCCACACCGTGTCGCCGGCCAGATAGAGGGTCTTGTAACCCGGCGACTGGAACACCACACCCATGGCTTCGCCCAATGGCTTTGCCAGGGCAGGCACGGCATACATCTCGTCGGTACCGTGCTGGCCGCCGGTCTTGCTGATTTTGACGCCGCCGAACTGCGCCTCGTCGGTCAGCACATGCACATTCTTGAAACCTTGGGAGCGAATCAGTTGCGCGTCGGCTTCATGCTGGGCGAACAGCGGAATGTCCTTGGGCAGCGCTTGTTGTGCAGCATCATCCCAATGGTCAAGGTGAGTGTGGGTGACGATCACCGCGTCGACGCCGGCAATGACTTCAGCCGGCGACTCGGGCAAATCCACCAATGGGTTGCGCAGCTCGCTGCGGTAGGTGTTTTCAAAGCCTGGGTAGGTGCCCTTCTTGGCCAGCATCGGGTCAATCAGAAAGGTGGTGCCGCCGTACGTGATTTTCACCGTGGCGTTGCGTACTTGCTGCAGCTCTACCTTGTGGGCGGCGTCAGGCGCGGTTGAGGCGGCGAAAGCGGATGAAGTGGCTGCACAGGCCATAGCCAGCGCAAGGGGAAGTGTCGTGAATTTCATAAGAGAGTCCCTGTTTGATGTATCGAGGCGTCAATTCTTGCCCAAGTGCATCAACGTCAACAGTGGCCTGAATGACATATATCGCTATAATTGGGCCATTCATCACAGCACTGCGAGGTAGCCAGATGCCACCCATCCGCGTAGCCGTTCTGGCTTTCGACGGCGTAAGCCTCTTCCATCTGTCCGTCCCGGGCATGGTACTGGGCAGCGCCCAGCCAACAATTGACGCACCTCACTACAGCGTCGAGTACTGCGCAGAGTCGCCTGGCATGATTACCAGCGATCAGGGGCTGGGGCTGTCGGTCAATCACGGCCTGGAACTGATGCACACGGCTGACGTGATCATCATCCCGGCCTGGGGCGACCAGTCGGTAGTGGCATCGGCCACGCTTATCCAAACCCTGCGCCTGGCCGATGCTTCAGGCAAGCTCATCGTCGGGCTGTGCCTGGGCGCGTTCGTACTCGGGGATGCCGGCCTGCTGGACGACAAGGAGGCCACCACCCACTGGGCCGCACGCGATGAGTTCGCGCGGCGTTTTCCAAAGGTTCGCTTCAAGCCGCAGGTGCTGTACGTGAGTGCTGGCAACATCATCACATCGGCTGGCACCGTAGCGGCCATCGACTGCTGCCTGCACTTGATCCGCCAGCGCCTGGGCGCTGACGTGGCGAACCGCACCGCGAAAATGCTGGTCACACCGCCGCACCGCCAGGGCGGCCAGGCGCAATACGTGGAGCACGTCGTGCCGCAGTTATCCAGCGAGACGCACTTGTCCGAGGTGCTGGCGTGGGCACGCGAGCATCTGGCTGATGACCTGTCGCTTGATGTGCTGGCAGACCGGGCAAGAATGAGCCGGCGTACCTTTACCCGCCGATTCAAGGAGGCGACCGGCACCACCGTTTCCAAATGGCTGACCGCTGAACGGGTGGCCCAGGCGCAGGCGTTAATGGAAACAACTGAACTGCCGATTGAGTGCATCGCGGGGCAAGTGGGGTTCGGCACGGCATTGTCACTGCGCCAGCATTTTGCTGCGCAGTTGAGGACGTCACCGTCGGAGTATCGGAAGATGTTCTGCCTGGGGACGGTACCAAAGGCGTGATGACGGCAGTCACAGAAAGTCTCAACGCCGAGGTGACCCTAAGTGTAAAAAGTGGCCCGACTAACAGTAGGCTTTCGTCACACTCGCAGCACGCTCGCACCCTTCACCTGAACCGGAGACTTTTCATGAGTTCACCAGCGATCAGCACTTTCATCAGCCAATGGCCCTCACTTGGCCTGGCGCCCTCAGCCGCCTGGGAAATCTCCCAGGACTGCGAAAACCTAGTCCTCGCGTTGCTTTCGCGCCTAGGCGCCGGTTATCGCCGCCACGGTCACTGCGCTATCCATGAAAGCGCCATCGTCGAGGACGGCGCCGTGCTGAAGGGCCCGATCATTATCGGCGAAGGGTCATTCGTGGCCGCGGGTGCGTATTTGCGTGGAGGCGTCTACCTGGGCCGCGATTGCATCGTGGGGCCCAGTTGCGAGCTGAAAAGCAGCTTCATGCTGGATGGCAGCAAGTTGGCGCACTTCAATTTTGTCGGCGACTCGCTGATAGGTGAAGGCGTGAATATCGAGGCCGGGGCAATCATCGCCAACTATCGCAACGAGCTCAATGGCGCGGCGATCAGGATCCGCCATGGGGCCAGCGTGATAGAGACCGGCGTGAACAAATTCGGTGCCTTGGTGGGCGACGGCAGCAAAATTGGCGCCAATGCAGTGATCGCTCCCGGTGCGCTCTTGCAACCCAACAGCCAGGTGCCACGTTTGGGGCTGGTTGACCAGTTTGCCTACGATTGAGCAGTCAGCGGGGAAAGGGCAGCACATTACCAAAACGGGCTGTTCCAGATATGCTGCGCCCTCACTCCCCAGGGCTTCAACGCACTATGTTGAGATCAGCGATGCGAGCCACTTCAGCTTTATGGCGCAGTGCAAGCCTGGCGCAGCGGCCATACTCGACGAGGATGCGCCCGGCGACGGCATCATTTGCCAGGATGGCGACGACGCACGGCCACGGGCGGTGATTCAGCAGCAGGTCATCGGGCTGATCACCGAGTTTCTGCCACGCTGATCGGCCAGGCTTTTTGAAGCTGGTATCATCCGCGCCCTCACCCACCAGGCCAGCACCCATGAACCGCCAGAAAAAACTCCAGCAGCTCTTCAAGGCCAAAGCTAAAAAGGCCAGCGCCAAACTGGCGCCGAAAAGCAAAGACAAATACGTCAGCAAGGCCGACCGTTTGAAGCTGGCGGCCGAGGCCGACCCAGCGCCGGTTACGTCACCCCAGACGCCTGCTGAGTAAAGCGCATCGCTGAAGGCGTGCCCGTTTCGTATTTGCCCCAGATACGCCGCAGATGGCGGGCCGAACCAAAGCCTGCGCGCTCGGCGACGGTTTCAATATCCAGGCTCGACTCGACCAGCAGTTCGCGGGCCACGGCCAGGCGCAGGCGGTGCAGGTAATCCAGCGGGCTGATGCCGACATGCTCGTGGAACAGGCGCGCCAGATGGCGACTGCCGGTGCAGGCCAGGTCCGCCATGCGGGTGACGGTCCACGCTTCGCAGGGAGCGCAGGCAATAGCGTCCTGCACGCGGTGGACGGCCGGGTGCAGGTGATTGCGTCCGGTTATCCATGGCGATAGCTGCGGGTCACTGCCGCTGCGGCGCAGGTACACCACCATGTCCCGCGCGACGGCGCAGGCCAGCCTGGGCCCGGCGCGCTCGGCGACCAGGTGCAGCAACATATCGATGCCGGCGGTGATCCCGGCACTGCAACTGACCGGACCGTCGGTGACGTAAAGGCGGTTTTCCAGGACCCGGGCCTTGGGCGCAAGCGCCTGGAGGCTGGCACACAGCGTGTGGTGCGTAGTGCATTGACGCCCGTCGAGCAGCCCGGCGCGGGCGGCCGTCAACGCGCCGGCGCACACGCATATCAACCGCTCGCCAGACGGCGCGAACACATCCTGCAGCCACTGCACCAGGCGGTCGCTGGCTGATTCGAAGGCTTGCTGGCGCGCCTTGTCCACCTTCATGCTGGAGCCGACCAACACCACCAGGGTGCCGGGGGCCAGGCTGGCCGGCAAGGGCGCCAGGCCTGTCAACGGCAAGCCGATGGAGCTGTGCAAGGATTGCACCGGGCTGACGTACTGCAGCTCGAAAGCCACCGCCGCCGGGTCATCGACCTGGGCGGCCAGGCGCAGCACTTCGGCAGGGCCCGCCAGGTCGAGCATCAGCACATTGGGCAACAACACGAACAGCACCGGCACGCTCATCGGTTCACCCCGCCAGTGCCTGAGCGACGGTGACAATGCGCGCAAACCGATCCTCCAGGACCAGTTCCGTATGCTCGCGAATCTGCGCCGGGGTGTAGACGCGGCCGCTGCGTGCGTGGGTCATAGGAAACGTCAGCGTGGCCTCACTGACGAAGTCGACATTAAAACCGCTGTCCGAGGCCTGCCGCGTCGTGGTTTCACAGCACTGTTCGGTACGGATACCACTGATGATCAGCGTGGTGACGCCCATCTGCGTGAGGCGCGCGGCCAGTTCCGTACCGGCCAAAGCGCTGTGCAAGCGCTTATGGATGACCAACTGCGGGTCTATCGACAGTTCGCTCAATGCCCTAACGTTACCCGATGCCATCGAAAAGTGCCCCTGGTCTTCCACATGAAAGACTTGTACCACCGGGATGCCTTGCTGAACACAACCGTCGATGAGCGCCTGCTGGTTTGCCAGGAAATCGGGTAGGTCATTTTCGGACCAGTAGGATGAATGGCGAAAGGAATGCTGGGCGTCGATCACGATCAGGGCTTTGTGGCTCATGGGTGGTCCTTCCTGACTTGCGTTGCGATGAATGATGCAAGCCATGGTAAGGACCGGGCCGCAGGCGCAACAGGCGCGAGACGGACCGGTTCAGGACCGATTCGGACATGCAACCTTCGCCGCTCGTTCAGCAACCACTCAACGCCACCTGAGGCCGTTCGCCAGCGAAGAACAACGGCCGCAGGCGCACGCCCACGCTATTGCCGATAAACGCCGCCACCAGCCACAGCCAGCCATGCAGGCTGCCCGAGGCGATTCCGCTGAAGTAGGCGCCAAT
This region of Pseudomonas sp. MUP55 genomic DNA includes:
- the gudD gene encoding glucarate dehydratase; the encoded protein is MTTPIVTDFHVIPVAGHDSMLLNLSGAHGPFFTRNIVILKDSSGNTGVGEVPGGERIRQTLEDARSLVVGQPIGQYQRVLNHMRTTFASRDAAGRGLQTFDLRITIHAVTAMEAALLDLLGQFLEVPVAALLGEGQQRDAVKMLGYLFYVGDRSATDLAYRNEADADDDWFRLRHEKALTADAVVRLAEAAKAKYGFNDFKLKGGVLSGDEEIEAVTALAERFPDARITLDPNGAWSLKEAIRLCRDQHHVLAYAEDPCGAENGYSGREVMAEFRRATGLKTATNMIATDWREMGHAIQLQSVDIPLADPHFWTMQGSVRVAQMCNEWGLTWGSHSNNHFDISLAMFTQVAAAAPGDITAIDTHWIWQDGQRLTKAPLQIEGGYVKVPAKPGLGVDIDMDAVARAHELYKDMGLGARDDSVAMQFLIPGWSFDNKRPCLVR
- a CDS encoding addiction module antidote protein, translated to MSESKFKPEDMPILDLDTSGTSVYEASRFLDDPEAISAYLAHSMEAQDPHILMKALAEVAKAQGVNKVAEAAGVNRESLYKTLKGGSKTRYETVQKLMAALGVELTVRPLVRKKASVAKPVAAGK
- a CDS encoding type II toxin-antitoxin system RelE/ParE family toxin; the protein is MINTIGRTLEFDTWLDGMKDVWAKAALLTRLDRAEENNFGDCAPVGDGLSEMRVFVGPGYRVYFVRTGISAYLMLWGSDKTDQKRGIKRAKEILDALRGR
- a CDS encoding MBL fold metallo-hydrolase; this encodes MKFTTLPLALAMACAATSSAFAASTAPDAAHKVELQQVRNATVKITYGGTTFLIDPMLAKKGTYPGFENTYRSELRNPLVDLPESPAEVIAGVDAVIVTHTHLDHWDDAAQQALPKDIPLFAQHEADAQLIRSQGFKNVHVLTDEAQFGGVKISKTGGQHGTDEMYAVPALAKPLGEAMGVVFQSPGYKTLYLAGDTVWRKEVDQAIEKYHPQIIVLNAGKAKMTGYEGAIIMGEEDVLRASQVAKDAKIVAVHMDAINHMSLTREALRSYVQQHGIEGRVDIPEDGASLAF
- a CDS encoding GlxA family transcriptional regulator, yielding MPPIRVAVLAFDGVSLFHLSVPGMVLGSAQPTIDAPHYSVEYCAESPGMITSDQGLGLSVNHGLELMHTADVIIIPAWGDQSVVASATLIQTLRLADASGKLIVGLCLGAFVLGDAGLLDDKEATTHWAARDEFARRFPKVRFKPQVLYVSAGNIITSAGTVAAIDCCLHLIRQRLGADVANRTAKMLVTPPHRQGGQAQYVEHVVPQLSSETHLSEVLAWAREHLADDLSLDVLADRARMSRRTFTRRFKEATGTTVSKWLTAERVAQAQALMETTELPIECIAGQVGFGTALSLRQHFAAQLRTSPSEYRKMFCLGTVPKA
- a CDS encoding transferase, which codes for MSSPAISTFISQWPSLGLAPSAAWEISQDCENLVLALLSRLGAGYRRHGHCAIHESAIVEDGAVLKGPIIIGEGSFVAAGAYLRGGVYLGRDCIVGPSCELKSSFMLDGSKLAHFNFVGDSLIGEGVNIEAGAIIANYRNELNGAAIRIRHGASVIETGVNKFGALVGDGSKIGANAVIAPGALLQPNSQVPRLGLVDQFAYD
- a CDS encoding DUF2986 domain-containing protein, encoding MNRQKKLQQLFKAKAKKASAKLAPKSKDKYVSKADRLKLAAEADPAPVTSPQTPAE
- a CDS encoding GlxA family transcriptional regulator — translated: MSVPVLFVLLPNVLMLDLAGPAEVLRLAAQVDDPAAVAFELQYVSPVQSLHSSIGLPLTGLAPLPASLAPGTLVVLVGSSMKVDKARQQAFESASDRLVQWLQDVFAPSGERLICVCAGALTAARAGLLDGRQCTTHHTLCASLQALAPKARVLENRLYVTDGPVSCSAGITAGIDMLLHLVAERAGPRLACAVARDMVVYLRRSGSDPQLSPWITGRNHLHPAVHRVQDAIACAPCEAWTVTRMADLACTGSRHLARLFHEHVGISPLDYLHRLRLAVARELLVESSLDIETVAERAGFGSARHLRRIWGKYETGTPSAMRFTQQASGVT
- a CDS encoding isochorismatase family protein, translated to MSHKALIVIDAQHSFRHSSYWSENDLPDFLANQQALIDGCVQQGIPVVQVFHVEDQGHFSMASGNVRALSELSIDPQLVIHKRLHSALAGTELAARLTQMGVTTLIISGIRTEQCCETTTRQASDSGFNVDFVSEATLTFPMTHARSGRVYTPAQIREHTELVLEDRFARIVTVAQALAG